One region of Armigeres subalbatus isolate Guangzhou_Male chromosome 3, GZ_Asu_2, whole genome shotgun sequence genomic DNA includes:
- the LOC134220000 gene encoding antigen 5 like allergen Cul n 1-like — protein sequence MCTQSDRCQFRYRDSLQSWTAIAALVIVIVVQSSNGLAKARKGEDYCHTSLCPVGTRHIACEERNKFGRNCSRPMLIKMTPKYVNMILNYHNAKRNDLACGTMRRFASASSMKKMRWNDELSHLAEFNAKRCHFDHDECHNTVKFRHTGQSIGMKWFHGLNLTSTQIVRDLIRKWYLEHKQTTQQDLDLVEFKPNGFVIGHFTQMVHADTAEIGCALTRFIKHQNNLQFLHYYLVCNYSEGNFESRPVYRKGKRCSKCKHGCTRGKYRCLCRD from the exons ATGTGTACGCAATCGGATCGTTGTCAGTTTCGTTATCGCGATAGTTTGCAATCGTGGACCGCTATCGCTGCGCTTGTTATCGTCATAGTTGTCCAATCTAGCAATGGGCTTGCGAAAGCTAGGAAAGGCGAAGACTATTGTCACACCAGCTTGTGCCCGGTGGGAACTCGCCACATAGCATGTGAAGAAAGAAACAAATTCGGGAGAAATTGCAGTCGACCAATGCTGATTAAAATGACACCCAAATATGTGAACATGATACTGAACTATCATAATGCTAAAAGAAACGACTTGGCTTGTGGTACTATGCGACGTTTCGCTTCAGCAAGTTCGATGAAGAAGATG CGTTGGAACGATGAACTATCTCATTTGGCTGAGTTCAATGCCAAACGATGCCACTTTGACCACGATGAATGTCACAACACCGTCAAATTCCGTCACACCGGCCAAAGCATCGGAATGAAATGGTTTCATGGCTTGAATCTCACGTCAACCCAGATCGTAAGAGATCTGATTCGGAAGTGGTATCTTGAACACAAGCAAACCACACAGCAAGATTTGGATCTCGTTGAGTTCAAACCAAACGG GTTCGTGATCGGTCATTTTACCCAAATGGTTCACGCGGACACCGCCGAAATAGGATGCGCGTTGACACGGTTCATCAAGCACCAGAACAATCTTCAGTTCCTCCATTACTACCTGGTCTGCAACTATTCGGAAGGAAACTTCGAGAGCCGACCGGTCTACCGGAAAGGAAAACGTTGCAGTAAATGTAAACATGGCTGCACCAGAGGAAAGTATCGTTGCCTATGCCGCGATTAG